tttattaatgatattattaatacttcacatgttaatatttattgaaatatcTTTGACAGAAATCCTATGAGATATAGAGGCTTAAATATTGAGATGCACTTAATGATGATTTGTGTACCTAACTAACTTAACAGTAATTTGTTGTTGTATTTATTCTCTAATTTAAGAATGTGattataaaatagtaattatattaaagttgataactattatattaactcatatatatatatatatatatatatatatatatatatatatatatatatatatatataattgatgcAATAATTTGTAcaaagtatattattttttagataacATCCAAAACTGGGTAGATGAGAGGGATATAGGAAATTTaatgtttcatatttatatatttgatttgatttattGACTATAATAGTTAATTATAGGGTTTTGGATGTTTGGGTGGAAAGGTGTAAGTGTTGTGTATGGTGTCTTAGGCAGCAAACATTCTTCAatgctggatgaattaaatGAGGTTTACTAAGGAGCAAAATAATACCCAGCAATTTGTACATGTAGACTATTGcattaaatgagtttatttatttatatttataaaaaacttaatgtgaaaatgatttataaaatttttatctttgtatTATGTCCTGAATAAATGTTTCTAGggatgatattttatattactgGACATGTCACCCTAGTTTTACAAGTTAAATTCAAGCTAAtcaaatgttttttaatataaaaaaaatcataattttatataaattaaaacttttcatataaaaatcTCAACCAACATTtgtctcttttttatttttcacaacttaactttatttgatactttaattaataaatatttaaaatggatTATATTATTCCACCTAAACATTCTTTTCTCATGTTTATACTTCTTTTTTTATAACACATTTTACTCTGCAAAATATGACCAGCTTCCATTATTAATAAACTCAtagtaaaacaaattaaagagaGATTCaccattttatttgttttgatgtagaaaaatattattaccaACAATAATAGAGAGTTTAGTAAAATTACACGTTTATTTGctgttattttattaacacacttatattttttaattgttttagaaaataaacaacatcctttacatattaaattagtaagaatatatatatatatatatatatatatatatatatatatatatatatatatatagtttttgttCAGATAAGAAGCTAATATTTCACTTTAAGATGGTTCACTcattatattatctttattagACTTTTACTTATAAAGATGATTAGGAGAGGGCTAACTTCGTCAGTATGATATTGTTAAAAAACAGttcatttaaaatagttattgattatttaagataATTTAGCTTGAGAGTGTTGTTGAAGTATTAATATGTACCAAAGTCATCTCATATGTAATTTCACCCTTACAATTATAACTCTTAAGATTTGTATGATTTGATGAAACCGTTAAAAAAACAGTTAGTGTAAcatacttaaaaaaatgtaaatatatgctgttttacatatttaaattgtGTAGAGAAGAAATTAACAAATGCAATACACATGTGACTGAGGGAAAATATCCATTCAAATatggataaaaagaaaaacaaaacagaaatctgacttttaataaaaataaaaaaataatttgtgatgtatattttttatttgaagttacacaatatatattttattttttataattcaatacgatgaagtatttattttaatatgaactGTTAGTAAAATTAAGTAAATCACACTGTGTCAATCCGTTGTCCTAGACAagtgaataaaatttcaaatgtaaATCCATTATCTTAGTTGATTCAcgaataatgataaaaaaattattccttAATTTAATTTGGTATATCTTACTAAACAATTTTAAAggttatcatttttaattttttttttgtttcttaaaaaaCTAACTGTACAATGTTATtagcttttctttttattctattattatttttatatatttatttgtttttatgcGCAGCATTTATTACATCTTTCTCGCTCCACGACAACACACGTCACACACAGGCAACTCACGGTTACCGGAAACTGTGTTCCTCGTCCTGGGATGAAAATATCAAACATTGTTATAACAGAAAGGCCTTCGAAGTAGTGACGTGTTACATCACATCACGTAAATATAGGTAATAAGCTCACAGCAAGTTTTCTCCTTTCACCCATTCGATTCCTATTGGCCCTaccattttctctctctctctctcttacaCACACTCTCTCTCGTCATCTCTCTTTCTGCCCtgcatctttcttttcttctcttcactcCTCAGGTTCCGATCCAATAGCAAACCATGACGGAGGAGCGGAACGTGCGAAAAACACGTGTGGTCGACGTGGTTCTTGACTGCGTCATACCTTACATCGATGACCCTAAGGACCGGGACGCCGTTTCCCAGGTGTGTCGACGTTGGTACGAGCTCGACTCCCTTACCCGGAAGCACGTCACCATCGCCCTCTGCTACACCACCACGCCGGCGCGTCTCCGCCGTCGCTTTCCGCACCTGGAGTCCCTTAAACTGAAGGGGAAGCCCCGCGCCGCAATGTTCAACCTGATTCCCGAGGATTGGGGAGGCCACGTCACCCCCTGGGTTGAGGAAATCTCTCAGTACTTCGATTGCCTGAAGAGCCTCCACTTCCGCCGCATGATTGTCACCGATTCCGATCTTCAGCTCCTCGCTCGCTCCCGAGGTCACGTGCTGCAAGCTCTCAAGCTTGACAAGTGCTCCGGTTTCTCCACCGATGGACTTCTCCATATTGGTCGCCTTTGCAAGTAATTACCTTAATTCcttttattattactactatTACTTCTGTTAGTTTGTTTTCTTTCCAAATTAAGCATCctgttataaaaattaatgaccaaaatatgattttctctTGTTCATCATGGAGTTACTAAACTGTGGAGACagaactttttaaatttctctgCGAATTGTTTCGTAACTTCAGTTTTAGTAACTAATTGGTTTGTTTGCTCGAAAGGGGATAATTTATGACggatttttgaaaagttatgTATCGATAAAGGGGTTTAACAGTGACTAGCTTAGTTGCCCTAACTGTTGttgtgtttaaaataatttaattttctttcaaaattaactatcccttttttctctctccatgCACCGAAAAATAGCATTGCTTTGGCAGGTTCATGTCAAATTCATTGGCTTAATACCAAACATAGCGATGAAAAATGGAGTAATTAAGTTTCTTTGACTTGAAATTTGCATATATAATGTTCCGCTACTGATGTTTTGTTGAAGTGGTTTAGCAGTTTGAGTTCCTTTTCTTTGAATATGTTCAGTTGGGTGTTATTCTTCGTTGAGGAGTTGGATTCTTTGACCTAAGATTCGTCTGTAGTTGGTGCTTTTTATTTACTCGATTTACGTGATGATGGCTGTTTAGTTACTATTCACAGAGCCCTGAATGGCTAACCAGTAACGCCAAGTGTTATTACTTGTTTCGCTAATCCTCCCTGCTTTTATTGCTATGTATCCATTCCAGTTGTCTGGCAAAGGAAGCTTTGTTTTAATGGCATTGGGTAATAAATTGTTGTGTCACAATATCAGTTACTGTAAGTTACTGTTAACCATTGAGGATTCCTAAATTTATGAGCAACATACCCATTATATAAGTATATGAGCTGAAAAAGTGGAgaggtaaaaagaaaaaaaaatgaaggattTTAGGGAAAATGATACGAtgtgaagaaaaatatttaggaAAGAAATTGAATGAAAGATAAGATGGAAGAAAACGTAGGAATATGTTAGctataaattcattatttattggTGTATCCTGGGGAAGAGGTAGCTGGTTTAATTTCGGTTTTGTTCCAATGTCGGTtactagtttttttattttttccaacaGTTCTTCAAATGATTAAATGGGTTGAATTTCGTTCTCCTGAATTTGGAATCTTCGAATTGAGTGTATTTTTTCTGGTGATTTAGTCATTTATGGAGTAGGTTATGAGGATGGCGATCAGTTTCTGTAACTTGTAGGATGAAGATACAAGTCTTCTTCTCACAGTATATGCGTTCTTTTTTTAAACTGAAGTATTGGCATTCTTATACTTTATGCTTCATTTGAGGGAGAAAGAATCTTATAACTTtttcagttttcattttattttcttagaataaaaattacatGATAACAGACATCTTGGTTTTGGGGAATAAATTCTAGGAATATTAGAATTTAGAAATACATTGGTACGATGTACCATCTTGTTTATTGGAAGCTAAAACTTACTTGCagctaattaaatttttgtggCTCTGACTGTAAATTTTTCTTTGGCAGGAATTTGAGAGTGCTGTTTCTGGAGGAAAGTTCTATAATTGAGAAGGACGGAGAATGGCTACACGAACTTGCTTTGAATAATACAGTTCTTGAGGATCTGAATTTTTACTTGACAGACATTGCTTGTATAAGGAATCAGGACCTTGAACTCCTGGCTAGAAATTGCCCCAACCTAGTGTCTGTGAAACTTACTGATTGTGAAATACTTGATCTTGTGAACTTCTTTAAGCATGCGTCTGCTCTGGAAGAGTTTTGTGGAGGCACCTACAACGCGGAACCAGAAAATTACTCTGCTATATCATTGCCAGCAAAGTTATGTCGATTGGGTTTAACGTATATTGGAAAGAATGAGTTGCCCATAGTGTTCTTATTTGCAGGCGTACTAAAAAAATTGGATCTCCTCTATGCAATGCTGGACACAGAGGATCATTGTACCTTAATCCGAAAGTGTCCAAATCTGGAAGTCCTTGAGGTAAGTTCCCCAATGTCAAGGATTTCAAATTAACCGCTCTACGTCTTTACTCAATACGTTTTTACTCCTATACAAGcggatttttattttgtttcttataaataaatatatatatatatatatatatatatatatattttcatcttttttgtaaatttttcctttctttctaaTTTCCCCTCCTATTCAAAATTATTAGTGTTTACAGTTTATTTTAGAATAGATAGATActatatatttcataattttgaaaattttcttgaaGACATtctataatgaaattatgtCACAATACCAATAGTCATTACTTGAAATAATCAATTGACATGGTTCAACACAAACGTATATGGGTGCCAGATAATTTAAggaatgattttaaattttagagagactacaactaaaattaaaatacactCATGTTATAAAAACTAGAACATATTTAAACCTCGTGTGTGTGTATCTAAGGTTTTATGTAAGGGTTTGATAATATACTTTCATTTGTCTTTTGAAGGAAACATGTTAACCAGTTATAACACTGAATTTGTTAAAATACTCCtgcatgaaaatatatatatatatatatatatatatatatatatatatatatatatatatatatatatataaacactcAAGCAATTGTCCAAATATGTAATCATTATTAATTTCACATTATATAATGATACCAGCCCCAAAATACCTTTCCGTTAATTGTGATTTTGTTTCTGAAGACCCCTTTTTTCATTCATAGTTCTAAATTCCTAGGAAtgataatatatgaaaaaactttgctttaaaattgaaattagtaaaaattaaatgatatgaacttcctttttttaatacagtgattattatatattttttttatatatttgagtaTGGAGGAGTACATATATgtcaataattttgaatttagcAGAACTACATTTGAAACGTTTATGGTTGATACCTTTCTTTATGGACAGACGAGGAATGTAATTGGCGATAGAGGGTTAGAAGTTCTTGGTCGTTGTTGTAGGAGGCTAAAAAGGCTTAGGATTGAAAGGGGTGATGATGATCAAGGAATGGAGGATGAAGAAGGTACTGTGTCTCATAGAGGGCTAATAGCCTTGTCACAGGGCTGTTCAGAGCTTGAATACATGGCTGTTTACGTGTCCGATATTACAAATGCATCTCTGGAACATATTGGAAGTCACTTAAAAAAGCTATGCGATTTTCGCCTAGTGTTACTTGatcatgaaaagaaaataactgACTTGCCACTTGACAACGGAGTGAGGGCTCTTCTGAGGGGCTGTGAGAAGCTGAGAAGATTTGCTCTATATCTGAGGCGGGGGGGTTTGACTGATGTAGGTCTTGGTTACATAGGACAGTACAGTTCAAATGTTCGATGGATGCTGCTCGGGTATGTGGGAGAGTCTGATGCAGGGCTTTTGGAATTCTCAAAGGGGTGTCCTAGTCTTCAGAAACTTGAAATGAGAGGGTGTTCTTTTTTCAGTGAGCGAGCACTTGCTGTTGCTGCAACGCGATTAACTTCTCTAAGGTACTTGTGGGTTCAAGGGTATGGAGCATCTCCATCTGGGCATGACCTTTTGGCAATGGCTCGCCCATTTTGGAACATTGAGCTGATTCCTTCTAGAAAGGTGCCTAACCATCAGGATGAGACTCTAGTTGTTGAGCATCCAGCTCATATTCTTGCCTATTATTCTCTTGCAGGGCAGAGATCAGATTTTCCAGATACTGTTGTGCCTTTGGACACTGCCACGCGTCGTGTTGACGCCTAGAGTTCTgtatatacctttttttttcttttctttttcttcttctctactTTCATATTTGGCTTCTATCTATGTTCCTGCCCTATTTCTAGTTCATTTTAGACCATTACTCCTGTAATAAGCCTGTTTTCATTCAGAAACGCTTCCCCTAACGAAATTGGTTCCCTTTATAACTGAAGTTCtcaattttgtgaataaaagccagagtagttttttttttctcctttcatTCATGTTTTCCCATCAAGCTAAATGGTAGATATGCATTCTTTAGTTCACTATCATGAGCTTGATTTGGTACATCAACTTTAACCCTTCAGAGAGAAATAAAACACACAGAGAGAGCTAAACATTAATTCGACATGGACCACAAAGAAAACTGTATTTGGAAACTTAAAAGGAAAATCAATCCTTTCTTCCCAAAACTACTAAGTTAAGAAGTCTTTATTGGCTGGTGTCACATTaggttataataaaaatatctgcTATCACACATCTCATCACCACCAATTGGCACTTACAATTGGCACATTTGTCATTTTGTCGAAGGTGGTATCGTCATTGAACGATGTTCGTTCATTCTTATCCAAAGTGCACGTCAATTATAAAAATGGCATGAAATGATAATCTTATTAAGAAACCGTCCTTGATAACGTGTGTGCGATCCTCTAGACTGGAGTTCACCAAGAAACTCTGAGTTGCAGTTGCCAATCTTATTCACTCATTTTATTCTATTTCACTTTGTTGTAGTGCCAAAGGgatagagttttttttttctgaagttTTTCCTTATCCAAGTCTATGtaaattacatttttctctctctaaaattgagttttatctttatttttctaatcaAAAGATACGGTGATCCTTTGCAACATTGAAGTTTTGTTCCGTCTTGGTTTTGAAGGGCTTCATTTATAGTTGTTAAAAGATTTTATCACGTgtcataatttatgttttttcattaacaattttTCGGATTTTATTAGTTATGATCTTAATTTTTTAAGGTAAAATTACTTGAATTAGGGTCTATGGTTTCCAAATAAGATTGTTTGATTAGAAGAGttattataaaagattttttgGTTATGAGTAAGATGCAAATGTTGTAACATGTTGTGGTATGATATTGTGGCCCATAAAAGGCGCAAAAGGCACAATGCGACGCAACGGCTGAAGCAGGGCACTACGGTCGTACTATAATGTTGTGGCCATTGTAGGTGGCTAAAGTGACAATACAGAGCTATTGCCCACCGTACGTTATTTCATCTTAATATACTAACCTTTGAAATTGACTACACATTATAATCCTTAAATATTGTTACAAATTTAccaaaatattgattttttcaaatttttaaatagataataatataaaaatatttctaattttactactatattaatttttttataaaataaagaaataaattttatacctTTTCTTGActgtaatgaaaaaaattaaaatatttttattttatgatttttcaattttatttttcatatttaaataaattaaataataagtaaaataaaaaaataatatactattttgaaatttaagaacCAGTGGACAAATTTTTTGtcattgaaatattaattatttataataataataatataaatacgGTGAATGacattaaagttaaataatattacCGAAATGTTTAGaagttaatatattaagtagataagacaaaaattgtatgggtaaaaaaaatcatgatgaaaatacaaactcaataaaaaaaaacgttgACATATACGTTTAActaaattaatcataataaaatctATCATTACGTTACTCTCCAATTTTGAATGATAAAACTACTTAAAGAGTTcataataatgtattttcacTATTATTGAAGTGTACATTGATGATTACTAATATAATGGTTAAAGAGAAAGGTTGTTGAATTGATGCACGGTGTTTGAAGGGGAAATTCCATTTTCTAATGTACAAAAGGAGAACCAAAAATATCATTAGTCTTGTAAAAAATCTTATTACGTTTAACTTAATCTGGTTTTCAAATTGAATACGGAAGTTGATCCAAGTTCAACATCCAATTGTTCTTTTCGTCTTATGGTCTCAACTTGttgtattgtttttatttatgtaaaacaataatttttttttctttccatttgaAAACATTTTGATTTTTATCTGCAAATTAACAAGGAATAATGCCATTGTCATTTCTTTTTGTGACATAATTTTCTCTAAGAccctgttcttttgagtggatttgagaggatggatttgaggggatttgagaggatttgaagataattttttttgtcgtttatttgactgaatttggaggtaaataaaagtgaatttggaaatgaTTAAGTTTAATGATTCagtaaaagttatattataaaagaaattatgcaGTTGATAAAAGAAACTATGCAAAAAAAACTTGATTGTCCTTAACAATAAAAAtgggtaaagaaaaaaaaacctgcatcataaattattaatataaaaaagggAAAACACTATATGTGTCAAGCAGTGTAGctattaattaaatgtaataatgcGCATTTTTCTTCAAATCCAAACACCGTTGAATTTCTacctataaaagaaaaagaaaaacactacAAGTGTCAAGTTTTCCTGGTggaaataaaactatttaatatacAGTAGATGCGAGGTAGATAAATAAGCATattcttttcataaataatgCATCACATGTAAAACTGGAATTCCATTCATTAGTGGTTCACTGGAAAATAATGCTAAAGCCAACTCTATTCTATAAACGGAACTGCTGCAGTTTTTTTGGAGACTTCTTGCACCAGCTCAAACTCTTTTTAAATTAATCGATAATGGTTATATATTCATAATCTCCAAATTTCCTTTCTACCATTAAGACAAgctcaaatttatcaaacaacTATTacagtttaatatatataaaatctaataaacatattaaaaatcattatcTAATAAAGTTCtttaaactcattataaaataatccaAACTTATCTATTTAGATCATATTTATCCATTATAACTATTTCTCGGTAGTTTAAcagattaattattatttattattattatgttatatttattatattattattattatatttttgataagtattattttaatagaaacaTAAGTCCAGAATTATCtatataattaatatcttttaagaaaatttattttataaatcataactttcactttattttaaaatattattaacttaaatatgggagagttttttttataagtggATCTCTTCTGTCTCAACAGTAAGAAGACCTTTCCAAATAATGGAACAATAAAACCATATTAgtaaaaattatacttatttgtacttattcatatttttacaagttgataaaaaaaattaatgaagaagtatGATCATGTGTGAAAAGATGAATGGACGTGGTGGAGcaaaagaaaatgtgaaaaagaGAGCTTTTTGCATGGTGATAGCGAGGAAGGGGAATGCATATTCGGTATAAAGTTGAGTCCAATAAAGTTGTCTGGGTAAAAGATTTGTCCCAAATCTTTTGAGAGATCAAAAGAACGATAAAGAGATAATTCATACGTTTTCATCTTTCTTTAGATTCGATGAAAACAAAGTAAGATGTCTGAGTCTCagttgtgttattttttttacaatataaatactttaaaaattaataactctttgtagttttttttttttttaatttaaaggacaattattttatgttgtaCATTTGCATATTTTTAAGAAACTATCTTAGATGTTAATCTGATGATTctaattataacaaatttattgaTATGTCTTTAATATACTTGAAAAGCATTTGTCCTAATAGATTGAGTTTAATCACGAACTATATAAGTGATTTGTATGGAATAAAGTGAAACTCTTTAGTTATGATAGTATTATATCATCATATATGTGTGTATAGCAACGAAATAGGTGTTAttaagttatttgttaaaattatattatactttaatTTCTTAAGCAATATAGACTTAAATAGTgtgactgaaaaaaaaaatattagaaagagATATACTCTGATTGTTAGATTTTtccagaaaataaaattattagatacTTCTTTCGTGTAGCAATTTCTAAAACATGAAAATCGCCGTTTTCATAATATCAAACATGAAAaggtttataatttaaataattccaAGAACCAAATTGATGCTAAAAGAATTAATGGAtggatttaatttatataagtgTGTTTGTTTTAAGACTAATCTGAGTAATTCTAAATCTCTCGCAAACAAACCAATGTTTCATTCGTCGTTGTAAGCACATCAGAGCAACGTCATTGTTATTCAAGATATTTTTGAGAGTGGCAATCATATAATTTCTTCCTATAATTTGGATTCAGAATTTCAtgatttttaagatatttaaatatattaaatttaaattaattttattttaaattattttatttttaaaggttttatttacttaatataattcaaatttactagattttaatttttttgtctgaataaaatattttaattattaccaagttaaaaaaatagtaaaaatataaagtaattgttaaaagttaaaaatattaatatcgataattttttgtaattaatcttgattgatatttttttatcaagttcttcaagattttattttatatttgcaaAAAAGAATCTTATTTTCATTCAAACActtaatatacaaaataaaataaacataataaatatagacATATAGACATTGCTAAAGTTTAGAATTCACCAATTTCACAAATATGTTTAAGTagcaaataattttaaaaaattaactcaacAATTACGTAATGCAATATTTGATTGTTCCATGATAAGTGAATGTTGAATTATTACTAAATCACTTTTCATTCAAACAATGtcaacattttattatattaattgttttatttaatattcaaattttgattcCTTGAACGCAAATAGcttaattataatatcaatttaattataatcaaatacTCATATTAATagatcaatatttaaaaatgcaCAGCACGTATCTAAAGTTTGCTTCTGCCTTTTGTTACTGTTACTAATAGTtttagagaaaacaaaaatccGCATAGCACGAGgctacaataaaaataaagcatgATTGTTCCAGTGACCAGTAAACGAAGGAAAAATGCTGGCACAACAGTATTGTCACCACAAAAAGGTGGATTTgctgaaaattgaaattaacaaAAGATGAGTATGATAGTGTGAGCCACATTGGCATTTGTACGTGAACATGCCTGTATTCTGATCCAATGAGCATGGGATTCTAGTTAAGTGGAATGCAAACTCAGATTCTACTACCAACGTGATGCTGATGATCAAATCTGGTCAACTTGCTCTCAGAAAGCATATGATTAGAGATGGTGGAAAGTTTCAAAAGACATAAAGCTTACAATATCATCAGAATCTACACCCAAAGTTTCGATTCAAGTGCTCAAGCGAGTCAGCCAAATCAGCAAGTGAATTGGCTACctaccaaaatatattattacaagCTATGCTTATGAAGgtacattttatataaataagtttttataaggTTTTGCAACAGTTATAAGTATCTAACAAGTCCATTATTTTGACTTGGggctaatatttttatattttgggagATGGAACACTGAGGTCTGAGTGGAAAACCAACAGCAACATATTGGTCTCGGGTTTTGAGGACAGAACATTAATACCATTATGTGCTTTAATTTATAGCATATTGGACAGGAATGAAAAGCTtccaaaataaattacattttaaaaccTTCATCTTTTACACACTTGTGATCTAATGGAATTCAATAAACATTGATGCAGATTGAGTCTATACAAACAAATAGACACCTTAATTGTCTGAGTGAGATAGACAAGAAACATTGAAAAGGGTTCACTCCAAAACAGTTCAAGGAATGAAACATTATTTATGttcataacataaaacaagtacCCTTAGTTCATATACTTGTATTCATGCAGGGCTATATATTATCTATGTAGCAGAACTGGTGTGTGGTTCATCACATGATCAGAGCGGGCATGACAGTGCATGAATACCAAAAATAGCTTCCTTGTTGAAACCCGGATTTTTAAGCTTGGCATAAGTCTCATGAAAAGCACATTCATAGAAATCCAGACCTTGCAATTTGAGGGTCTTGGGAGATACGATGCCAGATGAAGGTGACATCAACATATCATAATTTGGATTGAAAGCCACAAGTGAACCAATATTGTTGTGGCGATTTATCCATTCAAGCTGCACTTTTGGCATGCTATTCAGCTTCAGTTTCTCAGAGGGCATGTGAGATTCATTGAACTTCTC
This sequence is a window from Vigna angularis cultivar LongXiaoDou No.4 chromosome 2, ASM1680809v1, whole genome shotgun sequence. Protein-coding genes within it:
- the LOC108329723 gene encoding coronatine-insensitive protein 1 translates to MTEERNVRKTRVVDVVLDCVIPYIDDPKDRDAVSQVCRRWYELDSLTRKHVTIALCYTTTPARLRRRFPHLESLKLKGKPRAAMFNLIPEDWGGHVTPWVEEISQYFDCLKSLHFRRMIVTDSDLQLLARSRGHVLQALKLDKCSGFSTDGLLHIGRLCKNLRVLFLEESSIIEKDGEWLHELALNNTVLEDLNFYLTDIACIRNQDLELLARNCPNLVSVKLTDCEILDLVNFFKHASALEEFCGGTYNAEPENYSAISLPAKLCRLGLTYIGKNELPIVFLFAGVLKKLDLLYAMLDTEDHCTLIRKCPNLEVLETRNVIGDRGLEVLGRCCRRLKRLRIERGDDDQGMEDEEGTVSHRGLIALSQGCSELEYMAVYVSDITNASLEHIGSHLKKLCDFRLVLLDHEKKITDLPLDNGVRALLRGCEKLRRFALYLRRGGLTDVGLGYIGQYSSNVRWMLLGYVGESDAGLLEFSKGCPSLQKLEMRGCSFFSERALAVAATRLTSLRYLWVQGYGASPSGHDLLAMARPFWNIELIPSRKVPNHQDETLVVEHPAHILAYYSLAGQRSDFPDTVVPLDTATRRVDA